cccacTTTCCTTAACCATAGTCTTCCCCTAATTGCTATTTTCTACTACCAATACCGTATCATATATAAatcacattaaaaataaaattattagaataaTAATGATGTCTGACAATTCTAGAGCATAGATTCTACCTCATCCTCACAAAATCCCTGTCCAGCCTTAGGAGCAAACATCATGTCACCAGTAGCAAGCTCAAAAGCAGTGCAACCAAATGACCACATATCAGCAGACAAGGAATATCCAGACTGCAGAATGACTTCAGGAGCTCTATACTGCCTGGTCTGAATCTCTCCTGTAAACTGCTTATCAGCCCAACATGCATTTCCCAAATCAACAACCTTGCACCTGACATCAACCCCATCTAAGCATTTCCCTGGTTTTCTCCCAGCTCCTCCCGTTGAACCTCTTCTTTCTGCAATCTTAGCAACTGCCCTCTTTGCTCTCCTTTTTAGTTTCTTTTCAATGAGATTCATTGTAGATCCACCATTAAGGCTACCTTCAGGCCTTTGAAGAATTGGTGTGAGCCCAGATCTAATAGGATCCTTGGCAGGATCAATTGTGGAATAGAGAAGAATATTTTCGGGTTTTAGGTCAGTGTGGATCAAACCAAGTTCCCGATGCAAGTAATCCAGGCCTATTAAAATGCATTTGCATATCTCTCTAACTTTATTCAATGGTAGACCTTTGTAACGACTATGTCTGATCAGCCGGAGCAAGCTGTCACCAAGAAATTCAAGGACCATGCAGTGATGCTGCCCATTCGGCCCTGCATGCTTGAAGTGGTCAATCAGTCGCACAACACATTTGGAATTGGAGGGATCACCATGAGCTATAGCTGAGAGGACTTCAATTTCGTGAAGAGCAGCTTCAGCGAATTGTACTGCGCTTTTCTGGATTTTAAGTGCAACATAATTCTGGAAAGCGAAAAGAAATAAATTcagaattaaagaaaataagagCTTCAGATATTTTACTCCCAGCTTGAGGGAGCCACTAAAAAACAGCAAAAGAGTAAGTCTTTGAAGTGACAGGCAATGGTAACAGTCAGTAGTTTGCCAATTTTTGATTGGGTATTGCAGAGGAAACAATTGTATTACTGACGCTAACGAAGTAAAAAATGTCGCGACCCCAAATAGATGAAATTGAAACAAGTATTTTTTTCCCAATTTAGCCAAAAGAATAAATGTCAAGACGTGCACGAAACATTTTCTTTTATCCCATGgatttatatatatgtaattaatattattatagtaaATCTATAGGCATCAAACCCAAATGGTTCAAAAATCAATTTCACCACGTCTGACACCTATAAAAAGCAAAAACACATAATTCCGCACCAGCAGGACACGTGTGAATTACTAAGGAAACATTAGAAAACCAAGAAGGATCCTTTGTCGATATTCACGCTACAAGTCAGAATAGCATCGACTCACGTATTGATCTCATCGAACAATAACCTATGCAAACATAGAAACCAATAAGAGCAAAACATTTTGacattaattcaaaaaaaaaaagcagcaaTTTCTTCATAAAAAAACGAAAACAATAGATTTAGAAAGGAGCGGCAGTTATTCATTATGATAAaatgataagaaaaaaaaataatgagtaCAAAGCAACAATCTATAACGGCTACGTACAGACGATCGAGTATCATAAACGAGCCAGACGGTGGAGAAATGGCCCCAGCCAAGCTTCCTCTGTGCTATATAACGGCCGCCAGAAAACTGATCGCCGACTCTAACAGCATGATAACCACCTTTCCTGTAAGAGTCAATTCCCTCATCGTCCTCTGACTCAGACGCCGACGAAGACGAACACGACATTGTTCTATATTCCTCTTTGTGTGTATCAACGGCGACTCAAAGCGCGATGCGAATCTGGTCTCCGATTAAATTGATTTGATCAGAATAATGTACCAGCCATTCTCTGAATGAGAATAGAAGGAAAGCAGGAGAAGATTGGTAATTAGGGTATGTGAGTTAAAGGAAATGAAGCTGAATAAGAGGAGAAACAGAAGGAGAAGAGTCTCAGATTGTGTGGCCTTCAATACAAAGAGTTGGAGGCTCTCTccacttttttctcttttttcttcgcTACTTTCGTCGTGTGGGATTTTGTACCTTTTTTAAAAGGTAGGGGAGTTTTTACAATTTTGCCCTCTGCCTCTTGCATGGGTTGGATTTTAGGTGGTCAAGACTTGTCAAAATGTTTCTATGCGCAAGCTTCCATTTGGTTGACGCGCCTTACCCACCTGCCTCATCATTAGTTGTTTGGTCGTTCcctatgttttttttattaatattaatacttaaaatGCAATACAAATCacataataaaaatagttttttgttaataatgataGAAATTCTcactgtaaaaaaaataatgatttaaTTTGAGTTGTCACGTGAGCTACgagaataaaaagaataaaacttCCGATACAAGTTGGCtttcttattaaattaatagtgGACTCTCagacaaacaaaaaaaaaaaaattgtggacAGAAGGATGAGCCCAGCATGAAACTGGTTTGAAGATCTGTAGGCAGGGCAACGGTGTGGTTGCAAGCTGCATCCAGTGTCAACAAGGATGACTCTACGACTTTACAGCTCATGGATCAGTtgcaaaataaacaaaataaataaataaaatgtcaagtaataatttctctaatttttttatgaatcaaattatttctttctcttactaaataaaaaattattaaattttaaaaatcaagaaaatcttattttacaaaattacattttaaaaaacctATCTTCCTTCAAATAGAGTGTAAGCGAAAAGGGAGTTTCATGTTTTTTATAGAATAAAAACAACTCATAGGAGCTGATGGATCAAGCTGCAAGGAAAGCCAGTGATGCaattataaatttgaattaagcgtaattttatttttcaaaaataatttatatttaaaaaatattttttatatgaaatactttttataaaaaaaatattttttgataaaataacttattcttcgttatttatttttaatttaaaaaataaaatttattgaaaaatttatatataaaaatcttaataaaaatattaaaatgctaaaaattatttatttttttattgttaattaaatcttttgaatatttaatattataaaatataaaaatattttttttaaatatttttttaaacaaacgGAGCCTCTGACAACTTTgcattttcaaaataataatcatgTTAATTTTGTATTGTACGATTTGTAATatgtttatattaataattaattaaatataatacatattttataataatttaatgtaaaatatatattaaataataaaataattattcttaTCTGTTATTCCATTACTTCACCTTTTCCTACCCTTTTCTTTTTTCGtactatatttttttagttcttcttcttttcttaaatacatttttttaaaaattctggTCCTCAATCCAAAGTTGGGTTATGCCATTTTAGTATAGGTGGGAATGATTTTCGtatcttatttaaaatttttaatttctgcgGCAACTATAGTTTAGTTGGAAATCTTACGCTATTTTCctatatttaattttgtttattaaaatttaataaataatttaattacattatattatattatgataTTACTAAATATAACTCTAGTTATTAATAGATGGAGTCTTGTAAAAACTTATGAAAATTATATGTTTGATGCATAACTCCCACCACACTATTAACGAGACTACAAGATGGGGATATTGTTTAGGAGCATATAGGGCATATtcaagagttttattttatttattgttgcaaaataaatattttaatttattttttcaaataacctaaaataataaaaagttcaaaaccattattatgataaaaatgttcGTGAAAGAATGGACTATCGAACTGTGCAATTAAAGAAAGAGTGAAATCtttgttatattttaaaatttcatcacTCCTATTAATAAAATGATACTTTAAAATATACGATTAAccaaaatatatatgtatatatattttaattattccaaatttaaattaaaataaaaaagtctaAATCTATTCatgaatattttatcaaaattcaaataaactcaatttaatatttttgtcaattaaaactccaaactttaaaatgaATATTGACATAATAAAATGTACttttagtaataaaattatgatttcttttgtaattataaaatttatttgcattttttccaattttttgtttactaaaatttaatacttCAAACTACAAAAAGTAATTTGTTATCATTAAACAATACTATTATATTAGGGTAGGATTTATTTAACTtgagattaaaatttaaaattttatataactaaaaaatagaattatatttatataaattttaatatgaatattaattttttaattattaattatacataaTGATAATAACTGGATTTATGGTTTGGGGCCGGACCCATGATAATAGCCTATTATCTAGAGGCCTTCAAGTCTCTCACATAACTAGGTCCGGTCCGCTCAGTTTTAAGACCGAGCTTCAATTAGCTTCCTCAATCAGGTCGATCCAGTACACACGGCTTATCAAACAGATCCTACCTGAGTTCAACTTTAATTCAATCTCCGGGTATAGCTCCAAATCAGGAAGGAGATCGACCCATCTGCTTTGTGGGTCCATCGTCCATCCACATGCGCGCCCGGAGAAATAAGAAATAAGAGgacgttacgcatggggcaagAATCTGATATCCTTCTACGATTATATCAATATGGCAGAAACAGGTGGCCCAAAGAAAGTCAGGCAATTACACGTCACTCAGGCAATTACACGTCATGATAGACAATGAAAACAGATAAATATTCTCTTCTTAAAAGGCCTAAATTTTTCCCAGATTCACAAATCCattataaaattctattttctgaatttcagatcatcacataatatttataaaattattttttaattttaaatctccatattttatatataattaaaaattaaaaaattaaaattaatattagtaCGTATTTTCCTTTAACCTTATTCAGGCGTGCTATAAATCATGATTTCGCAACTCTTCCCTGATCCTATTAAACTGTAATTCTGTTCGGGGGAAAAAAAAGCTGTAATCCTGTAAGTATTTGGAGGCTTTGACTTGAGAGTTAATTTGACCGTGGTTTGGCTGCTGAAGACGGTGTCGTTTTCCTGGACGGATGAGTAAATGCCGAGCAGTAATTTTCTCAGCTGGCAGTTGTTTACTCTTCATTTTTGTTTCTCAAATATTAAACGACACCGTTGTAATGTCCAACCGACAACCACTCTCTTTTAGCCACGCATGGAAGAGCGGGCCTGCTGGTGggcttgagttttttttttttttcttccttttcctgGATGCTCTCTCTCTatgtttctctctctctctctcgcttcTCTTTTCTCGCCTGGGGTTTGCGCAATCGATACTTGATAATAACACccctaataaaaattaataaaaagctaGGCTGTCGATCCTCGAGATAGCGAGAGGAAAAACTCATCCAGTAATTGAGGGCTGGAttggattggattggatttgatTGGAAATGGCGAATACAGATCTGTTTGATGCATATTTCAAGAGAGCAGATTTGGACTGCGACGGTCAGATCAGTGGAGCTGAAGCCGTTGCTTTCTTTCAAGGTTCCGGTTTACCCAAACAAGTCCTTGCGCAGGTACTTGTCTTCatctcattcttcttcttccgTTTCTCAATTCTCCGGTTTTCTCTTCCAAAACTCTGGAGCTTTATGCTTTTAGGTTAGGAGGTATAGATCAGATTGTTTGGGACTTTCAGTCAGATTCAATATATAGCCTTAATTGGAGTTACCAATCCCTAAACAAATACTACAAGgataattcttattttttattttgagtaATGTGCTATTTTTAAGCTTTTCTGATGTTGCCTCGCTTGATGAGACCACTTGTTTGCATCTATTTGATGCACACCAACCTTCACAATTCTATCGCAGTTTTTTGAGATAAGGTGTCCATAGAAGTACATAGTGTGCAAATGTGGAAAAGAGATGCATAACTTTAGACGATCCTGAAAGACTTCTAGTGTTTCAGTCTAAAATTGTTGGGTTACAATGCAATATATGATGTTACCTTCAATTTGCACTATTTGAAAGTTGCTTCTAAGAGTAACTTGTAGTTTGGATTGCAATCTGCCAGAATTGGAGTTGAATGGAGTGCTGATGTGGTGATATTATGTATTTAATTTTCATGTCCTTCAGTCATAACGTGTCTTGCTGTTTGAGTTAAAGATTCAGACGTCTTTCCGGGATAGAATATGCAATTGCACTTCTGTTGACTTAGGATTTTGTTATAACTTAACTCTGTATTCTGTGTTGCTGTATCACTCTTATTCTCTATTATTTACTGGTAATTAAGATCACTAAGGTTCTAACAATATGGTAGATGCATGTCAAAAAGGTTCTGaaggaaaattttttaatttatttgaaaggaagaaagaaagcacattttccttttttttccccCAGAAAAATTCATGTTTTTGGATCTTGCTGCATTAAACTCACAGAATCATTCCATCTGTTCTACTCAGGTCTGGATGCATGCTGATCAGAGAAAAGCTGGTTTCCTGGGTCGTCAAGAGTTCTATAATGCTCTTAAGCTTGTTACTGTGGCACAAAGTAAGCGGGAGCTGACTCCAGATATAGTGAAGGCAGCTTTATATGGTCCTGCTTCAGCTAAAATTCCTGCTCCTCAGATAAACCTGGCAGCCACACCTGCTCCTAAAGCAGCAACACCTGCTCCTCAGATGGCTGGTGCCACATCAGTGGCATCACAAAACTTTGGTATCAGACCACCACAGATGACTGGAAATGCAAGCACAAACCAGCAGTTTTTCTCATCTCAGCAAAATCAATTTGTGAGGCCACCCCAGGCTATGCCTCCCAGCTCTGTGTCCCATCCACAATTACTTCCTGCAAGCCAAGCTGTGCCCAGGGTTAGTACCATGGCTCCTCCTCGCCCTCCAAATTCAAATATCTCAACTGATTTGGCTGGTGGAGGTGGAGTTATAGGTGTCCCAACCAGCCAAAATCAAAGTAGGGGGGTTACTCCTCCTCCAAGTCAGGATggatttgggcaaacagcaTCAGGATTGATGCCTCCTGTCCAGCCTAGACCACAATTGACCCCTGGGCAGACACCTTTTCCAATACCTCAAGAGCCTGCTGTGGCCTCCAACCAATCAGCAACAAAGGATTCTAAATTTTCAGGGAATGGATTCGCCGCTGAATCACTTTTTGGAGATGTATTTTCTGCAACTCCTGCTCAACCAGCAGAAAGTTCTGCCTCAGCTGCATCATCTACAAGTACATTACCTGCCTCGTCTGGAACTGTTCCTTCTTATGTTGGGTCTCAACCTCCAAACAAGCCAAGCACTCTTGAAAGTTTGCCTAGCACTTTCTCTCAGCAACCTGTTGGTGGGCAATCAACAGGAAGGCAGAGCCAGCCTGTTGCAGCTCAAAGTTCTGCTGTCACTTCGTCTGGATTTCCTGTTGGAGCTGGGAATTCGGATTCAAGTCAATCTCAGCCTCCATGGCCAAAGATGACTCAGTCTGGTATTCAGAAGTATATGAAAGTATTTGTGCAGGTAGACACAGATAGAGATGGAAAAATTACTGGTGAGGAGGCACGCAATCTCTTCCTAAGTTGGAGGCTTCCAAGAGGTAGACTACCACACATTCTTTTGTTCCTTTTCATTCAAGTTCAACTGTGTAGCACCAGATGAGTTTATTGATGGTAAAACATTATCTGAGATAGATAATAGAGCTGAGTATACAACCTTTTTGAGAAtagattgataattttttttgttgcaGCTATTTGTAAGATTTACTAATTCCATTGATGGAACTTGGGTGTCATATTGCTACTTTGAAAATGTACATTATTTGGGCTGAATTAAGAACTTCAGCAGAATAACATATTAATTCCAAACTTACTGTTATATCTGATTTTTCTGCAATAAATTTTGATGATTGGTGGTGATGCCAGCATATCTAAAACTAATTAGCTGGCACAGTACCATTGTGTGAATTTTCCAATCATACACGTTGAAGATTTACCTATAGTTCCCACAGGCATGACAGCTTTttatttcagaatttctttAGTGGAAACTGTTGCATTCTCATATCTCATGACAGTCGCATAATATTATCCTTGGTGTTTCAGAGGTCTTAAAACAGGTTTGGGATTTATCTGATCAAGATAACGACAGTATGCTTTCTTTGAGGGAGTTCTGCACAGCTCTCTATTTGATGGAGCGTTATAGAGAAGGCCGTCCTCTTCCTACTACACTTCCAAGCTCTGTAATGTCTGATGAGATTTTGTTGTCTGCTACAAGCCACCCTACAGCTTCACATGGCAGTGGAGCTTGGCGGCCTGCTTCTGGTATTGTTTTTCTTATGTcatctttgttttttttcttcttacaCTCGTTGCAGTTATGCCTTCTAAAAAGGAAATTATAATGTCATAGGTCCTCGACCGCCACAAGTTATGATGGGTCCACGGTCAGCACCTGCTGCTGCAGCAAGGCCACCAAGGCCTCCTGTTCATCATGCTGATGAAAAACAGCCCTCTCAGCAAAAGCTCAAAGTTCCTGTTCTGGAAAAGCATCTTGTTGATCAGCTTAGCGAGGAGGAGCAGGATTCCTTGAACTCAAAGTTCCAAGAGGCTTCACAGGCTGATAAAAAGGTACTTCTCAATATTTTTGCGCACTTGATATGCATGAGCATTATTTTGTATCATTCTTTTGGTAATGTTTTCTatatagattttattaaatgaagggattttgatttttgattatAACTACAGTATAATTTTGAACTTTATCAAGTTATATCTGTTTAAGCTTCTGTGTTGAATTGAAAACTCtagtatatatttatatgttaaCTATAATCCATTTTTTTGGCCGAAGGTTGAAGAATTGGAAAAGGAAATTGCAGATTCTAGACAGAAAATTGAGTTCTATCGTGTTAAGATGCAGGAACTTGTGAGTGTCCTCCCACTTTCTGTTTTGCAATTGGTATTTAGTATTCCTTTTATGGCTATTCCATTATCTAGTGAGTAAAATGCATGTGTTTTTGCAAAATATTTATGCTGGTTCTTTGTTATTGTCATATTTAATGTCTTTTTTGACCATAGATTGGATGTGCGGACAGGAGtaaaatatttctattttattttttaagtgttagaTGCGATACATTGCTAATacagtaatatttttttaattggtgTTAGATTTTATATAAAAGCCGATGCGACAATCGACTAAATGAGGTAACAGAAAGGGTGGCTGCTGATAAACATGAGGTATCTTCTTTTCATTGTGCATATTTGctttatattttctatttcaAAGTTTGCTGTGTAGAAGATTATCTTGAGCAACCTGAATATCAGGTTGAGGCATTAGCCAAGAAATATGAGGAGAAATACAAGCAGACTGGGGATGTAGCCTCTAAATTAACAATTGAAGAGGCCACATTTCGTGATATTCAGGTATTTATGAAATTTGGCTGCCTCTCATCGAACTCTATTTTTTTGGGTGTCTGGTTTAAAGTTATCTGTGGTTGCTTGTGGTATGAAGTATGAACAgcttctttcaattttttttttttttaaatttcagttaaactaaatagtaattaacCACTTTGCAGGAGAAGAAAATGGAATTGTATCGGGCAATTGTTAAACTGGAACAAGGAGGCACTGCAGATGGTTCTCTCAAGGTACATTCAAATACAGTTGATTTGTGGAGAAATATGTAACTTGTTACAAATTCCTGTATTTCTTGTTTTTGCAGGAGCGAGCTGAGATTATCCATTCAAGTCTTGAGGAACTAGCAAAAAGTGTGAATGAACGCTGTAAACAGTATGGATTGCGTTCTAAGCCAATGTCACTGGTTGAGCTCCCCTTTGGTATCTCCATGACCTTATCAGTGCTCATTTTGAAAATACTAGTGTGCATCTTtcttaattgaattatttaacTTTGTTTATTAGTTTCTATAAAAAGAAAGGTTCGCTTTCTAAGAATTTGGCCAAACTTTATTGTTTTGTCTTTCACTCGGCAAAATGTGCTATTTGGTATCTCTAGTGAAACGTGATGTTGTCATGATCTTTGGATCACTTTACCCCACTTTTAACACAACATATATTCAAACTGTTATAAACTGTTTTCTAAAATTGGTTTCATGTCTTCACATGCTTACATAATGCATTGATCTTGTTTGGAAAGGCATAAGAAATAGAAGTATCTTATCTCTCTCATGACTTGATCTCAAATTTGATAGAGAAACTTCTGGTAAATTATTGATTTATCTGGTGTCTAGAAATGTAATTCATAAATGTCTTGAAAATCACTGTGACCATTATCCTAAGGCATAATTCCTGGTAAGAGGGTGCCTATATTTTAGCAATTCTGGCAATGCCACCTAGAAAATGATATGCTGCTCCTATCATGTCCTTGTATTATGGTCAAGGCTCCACGCCAAGTCAAAGGAGAAACTTTTAACTTGTGGTGAGCCCAAATAATGGATTCATTGCATCATACTAAAAGCCTGTGCACAATGAGTACCTATATGAGGGGGGCATTTTTCTTTAGATGGATTCTCAAAAGTATGGTGATAATGTTGAATCAGAAGATTGCATTCTGATGTAATTTAGGATTCTGATTGTTTATTGTTGTGTGATATTTTGCTGCTCCTTGAAGAAATGATTTGAAGCATGTGATTGTGGCCTTGAGAGTGATCCTTAGTTGTTTTTACGATAAAGAAATGAGATGTGGAAGTAATATTTGgtattagttaatttttgtaGTGATGATACCAGAATATTGATCAGATCATTGATAGATTTTATCTGGCTGTTCATTTGGTGCTAATTTTCCTTTCATGATAAACAACCCATCTAAATGAAGAAATAGATTGTAATGGTTGTTTTAGCTTTCTTTTCAGCAACTGAGCAATGAAAAGCTGTCGCagttctctctttttttttgagttttattGACGACATTTTAGATAATTGTGTTCAATTTTTATTCTGTAAACCACTTCATACAAATGTGTTCTTTTTTTTCCCATTTAGTAATTGTTTTCTGTTAGgcttatttcataattttgttTTAGGGTGTTATTTAGGAATAAGGAAACTCATCCatgcacttttttttttccgttTGGACTGCTCAGTTGGACTGGGTTAACCAGGACCCTGACCATTGGCCAGTCTGTGTGGTTAAGAAACGTTTTCttcttcattaaaaaaaattgggaTCTGGGTTATGAATCCATTAACCCCAATATttagttaattattaaaatattattgtttaaaatctaaaatttattgttttagaaaaaagttatgtattaaaatttaactagctttattttaataattatttattaagtatatcaattattatttgtaataatgcactgttattatttttttgagagagtgataattttaaatatataattaatatttatctaaTACTATTTTGGTTAAGTCCTGGTTTGACCCTAGTGGAACTTTAAACCCTTCAAGCATTTTGCTTTCACCAGTTCAATAACCAGGCAGGGTTTGAAAGccttagtttttctttttcttttctttttttttttttttcctcagaTTGTTTCTTATTGTATCTTCTGTGATCTTTCTTAAGGCTGGCAACCTGGAATCCAAGAAGGAGCAGCCGACTGGGATGAAAATTGGGATAAATTTGAAGATGAAGGTATGTTGAACGGTTAGCCTACTGGATGTTTTAGTTCATTTTCAATGAACTTCTGAGTAGATTTATCCAATCATAGACCTTTTTATCCCTCGATTGAGATATTTTTTTTCAGCCAGTGCTTTCTGTTTTGCAAATCTGAAAGTTGTTGGTGGTAACCTGTAACAAGCAGTCGTCTTCTAACCATTTGCAGGTTTCACTTTTGTCAAAGAGCTTACTCTGGATGTGCAAAATATTGTTGCCCCTCCAAAACAGAAATCCTTAG
The Manihot esculenta cultivar AM560-2 chromosome 1, M.esculenta_v8, whole genome shotgun sequence genome window above contains:
- the LOC110622709 gene encoding SRSF protein kinase 1 codes for the protein MSCSSSSASESEDDEGIDSYRKGGYHAVRVGDQFSGGRYIAQRKLGWGHFSTVWLVYDTRSSNYVALKIQKSAVQFAEAALHEIEVLSAIAHGDPSNSKCVVRLIDHFKHAGPNGQHHCMVLEFLGDSLLRLIRHSRYKGLPLNKVREICKCILIGLDYLHRELGLIHTDLKPENILLYSTIDPAKDPIRSGLTPILQRPEGSLNGGSTMNLIEKKLKRRAKRAVAKIAERRGSTGGAGRKPGKCLDGVDVRCKVVDLGNACWADKQFTGEIQTRQYRAPEVILQSGYSLSADMWSFGCTAFELATGDMMFAPKAGQGFCEDEDHLALMMELLGKMPRKIAVGGARSKDLFNRYGDLKRIRRLKFRPLDRLLVDKYKFSDNEAREFAEFLFPLLDFAPEKRPTAQQCLQHTWLNLCSSAQTEMKNEGDIAKLHVGMSNLQIKGGK
- the LOC110609390 gene encoding epidermal growth factor receptor substrate 15; this translates as MANTDLFDAYFKRADLDCDGQISGAEAVAFFQGSGLPKQVLAQVWMHADQRKAGFLGRQEFYNALKLVTVAQSKRELTPDIVKAALYGPASAKIPAPQINLAATPAPKAATPAPQMAGATSVASQNFGIRPPQMTGNASTNQQFFSSQQNQFVRPPQAMPPSSVSHPQLLPASQAVPRVSTMAPPRPPNSNISTDLAGGGGVIGVPTSQNQSRGVTPPPSQDGFGQTASGLMPPVQPRPQLTPGQTPFPIPQEPAVASNQSATKDSKFSGNGFAAESLFGDVFSATPAQPAESSASAASSTSTLPASSGTVPSYVGSQPPNKPSTLESLPSTFSQQPVGGQSTGRQSQPVAAQSSAVTSSGFPVGAGNSDSSQSQPPWPKMTQSGIQKYMKVFVQVDTDRDGKITGEEARNLFLSWRLPREVLKQVWDLSDQDNDSMLSLREFCTALYLMERYREGRPLPTTLPSSVMSDEILLSATSHPTASHGSGAWRPASGPRPPQVMMGPRSAPAAAARPPRPPVHHADEKQPSQQKLKVPVLEKHLVDQLSEEEQDSLNSKFQEASQADKKVEELEKEIADSRQKIEFYRVKMQELILYKSRCDNRLNEVTERVAADKHEVEALAKKYEEKYKQTGDVASKLTIEEATFRDIQEKKMELYRAIVKLEQGGTADGSLKERAEIIHSSLEELAKSVNERCKQYGLRSKPMSLVELPFGWQPGIQEGAADWDENWDKFEDEGFTFVKELTLDVQNIVAPPKQKSLVQNMTTPMNEDSSASPSKAAVKSKKDASLGEPIQEKESNHDHSENGTARSPPESPAGRSPAESPSHEFRDSPFKEGIGADSSPHAKEIHSDMGGTEISGDKNSDEPGWGTFDTHYDTESVWGFDSVSGKDLDHDKQSESSLFGFGEFALNPIKTGSSRVDNMYQGKSTSLFADSVPSTPAYDQGRSLFADSVPSTPAYNQGKSTFMFADSVPSTPASNQGKSSFGFADSVPSTPAYNQGKSSFGFADSVPSTPAYNQGRSSFGFADSVPGTPAYNFGNSPRKFNEGSEDHSFDSFSRFDSFNMHDSGLFQSPRHSLGRFDSMNSTRDSDQGYGFPSRFDSFRESRDSDQGHGFSRFDSFRDSDQSHGFSRFDSFRESDNSHGFPSRFDSFRDSDNSHAFPSSFDSFRETRDSDHGQGFSRFDSFNANDSGLFQSSGNSLDRFDSVRGSRETDSSRFSSFDESDPFGSAGPFKISIEGETPRKSSDNWKAF